GTCAACGCCATGCCCGACATGGTGTTCCTCAAGGATGTGAACGGTGTGTACCTGGCTGGCAATCCCGTGTTTGAGCGGTTTGCGGGCCGCCCGGAGCGTGACATCGTGGGCCTCACCGACCTGGACTTTGTGCCCGAAGCCGATGCCCAGAGATTCCGTGCCATGGACCGCCGGGCCATTGCGGCCTGGCAGCCGTTGGTGTACGAAGAGACGTTGACCTTTGCCGAAGACGGCTACCAGGGCCAGTTTGAAACCATCAAAACCCCCATCCGCGATTCGCAAGGCCGCGTGACGGGCGTGCTGGGCGTTTGCCGCGACATCACAGACCGCAAGCGAGCAGAGCAAGAGATCGAGCGGCTGGCGTTCTACGACGCATTGACCGGGCTGCCCAACCGCAGGTTGCTGCTGGACCGCCTGCAACGCTCCATCGCCGCAGGCCAACGCACCAAAGCCCAAGGGGCGCTGCTGTTCATCGACCTCGATAACTTCAAAGACTTGAACGACACCCTGGGCCACGACATGGGCGACCAGCTTTTGTCCCAAGTGGCCGCCCGATTGGTGGGCAGCGTGCGCGAAGCCGACACCGTCGCGCGCTTTGGGGGGGACGAATTCGTCGTCATGCTGGAAAACCTCAGCGCCGACCTGCACGAAGCCGCCAGCCAAGCAGAAATCGTCGCCGACAAACTGCTGGCCAGCCTGAACGAACCCTTCGCGCTGGACGGAGGGCAACACTACAGCACCCCCAGCATCGGCATCACCCTGTACGGGGAACAACGCCTGAGCGTAGACGAACTGCTCAAACGCGCAGACCTGGCCATGTACCAGGCCAAAGCTGCAGGACGCAACACCCAACGCTTCTTTGACCCCGACATGCAAGCGGCAGTCAACGCCCGCTCCAACCTGGAAGCCGACCTGCGCCAAGGCCTGGCGCGGGGCGAACTCATGGTGCACTACCAGCCCGTGGTGGACCAAGACGGCAAACTCGTGGGGGCAGAAGCACTGGCCCGCTGGCGCCACCCCCAGCGCGGCATGATCAGCCCGGCAGACTTCATCCCCCTGGCAGAGCAAACCGGCCTCATCCTGCCGCTGGGGCAAACCGTACTGCACACCGCGTGCAGCCAACTGGCCGCCTGGGCGCAAAACCCGGCCACAGCGCACCTGACCCTGTCCGTGAACGTCAGCGCCCGGCAATTCAGACAAGCAGGCTTCGTGGCCCAAGTGCTGGGCACCTTGAAAGACTGCCAAGCCGACCCAAGCCGACTCAAACTCGAACTCACGGAAAGCCTGCTGCTGGGAGACATAGAAGACACGATAGAGCGCATGGAGCAACTCAAGAAAGAAGGGGTGGGCTTTGCGCTGGATGACTTTGGCACGGGGTACTCGAGTTTGAGCTACCTCAAGCGGCTACCGCTGGACCAGGTGAAGATAGACCAGAGCTTTGTGCGGGACGTGCTGAGCGACCCGAACGACGCGGCGATTGTGAGGACGATCTTGGCGCTGGCCAAGAGCTTGGACTTGGAGGTGGTGGCCGAGGGGGTGGAGACGGCGGGGCAGCTGGGGTTTTTGAGGCTGCACGGGTGCGAGGGGTTCCAGGGGTATCTGTTTGGCAGACCGGTCCCTGTAGACGTGTTTGAGCGCGACCATGACCTGAGCCACCCGGAGGGCGCACAGCCTACACAACCCCCACCCCCCAGGACGCGTGCATGACCGCAGCGGTGCTCTGGATTGACGAGGATGTGGCACACGCGCAGGCGGCCCAGGCGCTGCTGGCCACCACGCTGCCCGATTGCCGGGTCGTGCATGGCACCTGCGCGGCCGAAGCGGCTGGCGCGCTGGCCTCGCAGGCTTGGCGGGCGGTGGTGCTGTGCCTGCCGCCCACGGCCACCGATGTGGCCGGGCCGCTGGCGCTGTGCGCAGGGCACCCTGTGCTGCTGTGCGTGACCCCGGCGCAAGAGGCGCTGGCCGCACGGGGCTTTCGCTGTGGGCTGGGCGACTATGTGCTGCGCGCGCAGGTTCCCATGGACGCAAGCCCTGCGTGCGCATCCCATGAGGCGGCCCATCTACATCTGCCCGAGCTGCTGCAGCGCCTGGCAGCGCTGTTGCAGCAGCCCGCCTTGCCGCAGGGGCCAGAGCAGCCCCAGGCCCTGGGGCAATTGCAGCGGCAGCGGCTGGCGCTGCAGGTCACCCTGGGGCGCATGAGCCAAGGCATCTTAAAGACCGGGCCCGATGGTCGCGTGCACATCTATAACCAGCGCGTTTTGGAGTTGCTGGACCTGCCCGAATCGCTCATGACCACCCAGCCCACGCTGGCGCAGGTGACGCAGGTGCAGGCGCAGCGTGGTGATTTTGGCGAAGGCTATTCGCTGGTGGATGTGCGCGGGCAAGCGTACGTAGCCCAAGGGGCCGTAGCGGCATCGCCCGCCCTGTACTGGCGCGCCACCCGCGACGGCCGCACGCTGGAAGTGCGCACGACGGCGGTCGAAGATGGCGGGCTGGTCCGCACCTTTGCCGATGTGAGCGACTATGTGCGCGTGGAGGCCGAGCTGCGCGAGAGCGAGGCGCGCTTTCGCTCGCTCAGCGATCTGTCTTCGGACTGGTATTGGGAGACCGATGCCCGAGGGTGCTTCGTGCAACTGGCGGGCGACTTGCGCATCAACGGCATCACCCAGGCAGACGTGCTGGGCCGCACCCGCTGGGAGCTGGGCGCGCTGAACATGAACGAGGCCGACTGGGCCACCCACCGTGCCGTGCTGGCATCCAAACAGCCCTTTCGCGACCTGGAACTGCAGCGAAGGCGCCCTGACGGCACCTTGCACTGGATCAGCGTGAGCGGTGTGCCCTTGCTTGACGGGCAGGGCGCTCTGCGGGGCTATCGCGGCGTGGGCCGCGACATCACGGAGCGCAAGGGCGTGGAAAGCCAGATTGAGCGTCTGGCGTTTTACGACGCCCTGACTGGCCTGCCCAACCGCAGGTTGCTGGTAGACCGGCTGCAACGCACGCTCAAGACTGTGGCGCGGCGGCCTGTGTATGGCGCCTTGTTGTTCATTGACCTGGACAATTTCAAAGACCTCAACGACACCCAGGGCCATGACCAGGGCGACGAGCTGCTGGTGCAGGTGGCGCAGCGTTTGCAAGGCTGCGTGCGTGCCACCGACACCGTGGCGCGTTTTGGGGGCGACGAGTTTGTAGTGCTGCTGGAAGACTTGAGCACGGATGCTGCACAGGCCAGTGCCGAAGCCGCCCTGGTTGCTAGCTACATCATCACCACGTTGGGCAAGCCCTACGCGATGGGCCCTGAGGGCGACATCGGCTACCACAGCACCCCTAGCATTGGCATTGCGCTGTTTGGCCCGCACCAGCCCTGCTCGGTGGACGAACTGCTCAAGCACGCCGATCTGGCCATGTACCAAGCCAAGGCGGCTGGCCGCAATACACAGAGATTTTTTGACCCAGAGATGCAGGCCGCCGCCCGCGCTCGCTCGGTGCTGGAGACTGAGTTGCGTCGGGGCTTGCAGCTGCAGGAGATGCGGCTGTACTTTCAGCCGGTGGTGGACTGCAGCGGCCAACTGCAGGGGGCCGAGGCCCTGGTGCGCTGGTACCACCCGCAGCGCGGCGTAGTCGCCCCCGCCGAGTTCATTGGCATGGCAGAGCAGACCGGGCTGATCCTTCCGCTGGGCCAGTGGGTGTTGGAGGCAGCCTGCCAGCAACTGGTGGCCTGGTCGCGCACACGGCTCACCCGGGCGCTGTTCCTGTCGGTCAACGTGAGCGTGCGGCAGTTTCGGCAGGCCGATTTTGTGGAGCAGCTGCTGCAGGTGCTGCAGCAGACCGGCGCCAACCCCGAGCGCTTGAAGCTGGAGCTGACCGAGAGCCTGCTGCTGACCGACGTGGAGGATGTGATTGCCCGCATGCAGCAGTTGCGCGAGCGGGGCGTGGGTTTCTCGCTGGACGACTTTGGCACGGGCTACTCGTCTCTGAGCTACCTCAAGCGCCTGCCGCTGGATCAGCTCAAGATCGACCAGGGCTTTGTGCGCGACGTTCTCACCGACCCCAACGACGCCGCCATCGTGCGCACGATCTTGGCGCTGGCCAACAGCCTGGATTTGGGCGTGGTGGCCGAAGGGGTGGAGACGCCAGGCCAGCTTGAATTCCTCAAGCAGCATGGCTGCCCAGCGTTTCAAGGCTATCTGTTTGGCCGCCCCATGCCTGTGGCGGTGTTGGAGGCCGCGCTCGGGCCCGCAGGCGCCGAAGCGTAAAACTTGATCTGGGGCAGGGCCTGTGGAGGCCCTGGGAGCCTGTCGGACTTGGAGCGTCGAAAGCGAAAATTGGCCCCGGCGAGGACAGTTTTTGCCGGATTTGCGGCCCCATAGCCGGGCTATGGGGCAAAAAGACGGTGAAAAATGGACCGCTGAGGTCAATTTGCAGCCGACGATTTCCAAGTCCGACAGGCTCCTAGGCGCCCCCGCAGGCCCGACAATGCTCGGATGAAAAAGCAGGTATTGATTGCCGGAGGCGGCATTGGCGGCATGGCAGCGGCGCTGGCGGCGTCCCGCGCCGGGTGGGATGTGCGCATGTACGAGCGCGTGGCCGCGTTCTCTGAGGTCGGTGCAGGCGTGCAACTGGGGCCCAACGTGGTGCGCTGCCTGCAGGCCTGGGGCCTGCAAAAGGCCTTGCAGCAAGTGGCGGCCTTCCCCGATAAGTTGCAGGTGCGCAGCGCCCTCAGCGGGCAGGTGCTGGGCACCCTGGCGCTGGGCCGCACAGCGGTGCAACGCTACGGGGCGGCCTACGCCACCATCCACCGCGCCGACTTGCATGCCCTGCTGCACGAGGGCGTGCAGCGCTACACCGATGCGCAACTGCACCAGGGCCTGGCCATCGAATCCTTTGCAGATGCCAGCACCACCGCCCAAAGCGTGCCAGGGGCCGAGACCGTGGTGACGGTGTGCACCAGCCAGGGCAAGGAGATTGAGGGCGACGCCCTCATTGGCGCCGACGGCCTGTGGAGCCGCACCCGCACCCAACTGCTGGGCTACCAAAGCCCCCGAGTGACGGGGCACCTGGCCTACCGCGCCCTGTTGCCGCAAAGCGCACTGCCACCCTCGTTGCGCACGCGCCAGGTCACCGCCTGGCTGGGCCCGCGCTTGCACATGGTGCAGTACCCCGTGCGCCGGGGCGAGCTGCAAAACCTGGTGCTCATCGTGCAAGGCCCCGCCCCCGCCAACCTGGAAACCTGGGACCACGACGCCAACGCCCGCGACCTGGAATATGCCCTGCACGGCACCAGCACCGCGCTACAACATGCCGTGCACAGCGTAGAGGCCGCAGGCAGCGGCTGGCGCCTGTGGCCCCTGTGCGACCGCCCCCCCGTGCGCAGCCCCGACGACATGGCCCAAGGCCTGGTGGCGCTGCTGGGCGACGCTGCTCACCCCATGCGTCCCTACTTGGCGCAGGGCGCGGGCATGGCGATTGAAGACGCTGCCCAGCTTGAACGCGCCTTGTCTATGCACGACCTGGACGTGCCACTGCGCCTGCGCCGCTACGCCGTCAACCGCTGGCAGCGCAATGCACGGGTGCAAGCCCGCTCCACGCGCAACGGGCGCATCTTCCACGCGATCGGGCCGGTGCGCTGGGCGCGCGACCTGTCGCTCAAGCTGCTGGGCGAGCGGGTGCTGGATGTGCCCTGGCTGTACCGGGGCGACGGTTCCAGCGCCAGTTCATTGTGACGGGGGGCGGGGGCGTCCTGCGGACAAGCCGTGGGCGCATGGTCCATGCAGTGGTCATCGACATGACCTGTGGGTTGTCAGTGCATACCCTATCCGGGGCAACCCGCAAGCGGATTTTGCGGGGTGAACTTCGCGCAGTGTGCCACGCTCTATCGCTGTGTGTGCAACGCCCCGAAAAGGCCAGCCATGCGTCCACGAATTTGCTGTTCAAGCGCAGCTCGTGGTGCTACAAAGGGTCAAGCCGGTAGCGATTGCGAATGCAACACCGTGGCACCACCTGAGCCCGCCAGGGGTGCCGCCACAGGAGGTCGTATGGATGCCATCAGCAACTTCGCCGCGCGCTATGCCCGTAGCCGCGAAGAGGAAATGTCGATCGACGAGTACCTCGCCGAATGCAAACGTGATCCCATGGCCTACGCCACCTCGGCCCAGCGCATGCTGGCAGCCATTGGCGAGCCCGAGATGGTGGACACGCGCAACGACCCGCGCCTGTCGCGGCTGTTTGCCAACAAGGTCATCAAGCGCTACCCCGCATTCACCGAGTTCTACGGCATGGAGGAGTCCATCGAGCAGGTGGTGAGCTTCTTTCGACATGCCGCGCAGGGACTGGAGGAGCGCAAGCAGATCCTCTACCTGCTGGGCCCTGTGGGTGGCGGCAAGAGCTCGATTGCCGAGCGTCTCAAGGCCCTGATGCAGAAGGTGCCGTTCTATGCGCTCAAGGGCTCGCCGGTCAATGAATCGCCATTGGGCCTGTTCGATGCCGCAGAAGACGGCCCCGTTCTGGAGGATCAGTTCGGCATTCCGCGTCGGTACCTACAGCGCGTGTTGTCACCGTGGGCGGTGAAGCGGCTGGAAGAGTACGGCGGCGACATCCGCCAGTTCCGTGTGGTCAAGCGCTACCCCAGCGTGCTCAAGCAGGTGGGCATTGCCAAGACCGAGCCGGGCGACGAGAACAACCAGGACATCTCCAGCCTGGTGGGCAAGGTGGACATCCGCAAGCTCGAAACCTTTGCGCAGGACGACACCGACGCCTACAGCTACAGCGGCGGCCTGTGCCTGGCCAACCAGGGCTTGCTTGAATTTGTGGAAATGTTCAAGGCGCCCATCAAGGTGCTGCACCCGCTGCTGACTGCCACGCAGGAGGGCAACTACAAGGGCACGGAGGGCTTCGGTGCCATTCCGTTTGACGGCGTGGTGCTGGCCCACAGCAACGAGAGCGAGTGGAAGGCGTTTCGCAACAACAAGAACAACGAGGCGTTTCTTGATCGCATCTACATCGTCAAGGTGCCGTACTGCTTGCGCGTGAGCGAGGAGATCCGCATCTACGAAAAGCTCATCCGCGAATCATCGCTGGGCAACGCCGTGTGCGCGCCCGGTACGCTCAAGATGATGGCGCAATTCGGCATCCTTACGCGGCTGAAGGAGCCTGAGAACTCCAGCATCTTCAGCAAGATGCAGGTGTACGACGGCGAGAGCCTGAAGGACACCGACCCGCGCGCCAAGAGCTACCAGGAGTACCGTGACTACGCGGGCGTGGACGAGGGTATGACAGGCATCTCCACCCGCTTTGCGTTCAAGATTTTGTCGAAGGTGTTCAACTTTGACAGCGCTGAGGTGGCGGCCAACCCGGTGCACCTGATGTACGTGCTGGAGCAGCAGATCGAGCGCGAGCAGTTCCCTGCCGAGTTGGAGACCAAATACACCGGTTACATCAAGGAGTTCCTGTCGCCACGCTATGCCGAATTCATCGGTAAAGAGATCCAGACTGCGTATCTCGAAAGCTACAGCGAATATGGGCAGAACATCTTTGACCGTTACGTGACCTATGCGGACTACTGGATCCAGGACAACGAGTACCGCGACACCGACACCGGCGAGGTGTTTGACCGGGGCGCACTCAACGCCGAGCTGGAGAAGATCGAGAAGCCTGCTGGCATCGCCAACCCCAAGGACTTCCGCAACGAGATCGTCAACTTTGTGCTGCGGGCGCGCGCCAACAACCAGGGCAAGAACCCGAGCTGGACGAGCTACGAAAAGCTGCGCTTGGTGATCGAGAAGAAGATGTTCTCGAACACCGAAGAGCTGCTCCCGGTGATCAGCTTCAACGCCAAGGCCAGCGCCGAAGAGGCCCGCAAGCACGAGGACTTTGTCACTCGCATGGTGAACAAGGGCTACACGCCCAAGCAGGTGCGGCTGTTGTGCGAGTGGTACCTGCGCGTGCGCAAGAGTAGCTAGATATGGTGCAACCCCCTGAGTCGCTGCGCGCCTTCCCCCTTCTCTCGAATGTCTGCGCCATTCGGGAAGGGAGACGCAGCCAGCGCAGCGGGGCGGCCCTTGCGCGGCTGCCCGCGCGGGGGCAGGGGGCTAGCGGTGGCAGAGGGTGGTGGCCGCACGGGGGCTGAAAATGGCATTGCAAATCATCGACCGCAGGCTCGCTGGCAAGAACAAGTCGGTGGGCAACCGTGAGCGATTTGTTCGCCGCTACAAGGAGCAGATCGCGGATGCGGTGCGCCGTGCCGTCTCGCAGCGCGGCATCCGCGATATGGAGCAGGCCGAGAGCATCACCATTCCCAAGAAGGACATCAGCGAGCCCATGTTCCACCATGGCCGGGGCGGCATTCGCGACACGGTGCACCCCGGCAACGCAGAGCATGTGCGTGGCGACCGCATTGAGCGGCCCCAGAAAGGCGGGGGCGGCGGCGGTGGTTCGCAGGCCAGCGACAATGGAGAGGGCGAGGACGACTTCACCTTCACGCTGACCAAGGAAGAGTTCATGCAGCTCTTTTTTGAAGACCTGGCGCTGCCGCACCTGCTGCGCACCCACATCGGCGAGAACCCGCAGTGGAAGTCGCGCCGCGCGGGCTACAGCCAGGATGGCATCCCCAACAACCTGGCCGTGGTGCGCACCATGCGCGGCGCTTTGGGCCGGCGCATCGCGCTGGGCAAGTCGTCGCACCGTGAACTGTTGGCGCTGCAGGCCGAGCTCGATGCGTTGCTGGCGCAGGACGACAGCGCGAGCGAGGCGGTGGCAGAGCTGCAGCGCCGCATTGATGCGCTCACGGCGCGCATTGACAGGATTCCCTACCTCGACCCCATCGACCTGCGCTTTCGTGCCCGCACGCCCGTGCCGGTGCCCAGCAGCCAAGCGGTGATGTTCTGCGTGATGGACGTGTCGGGCTCGATGGACGAGACACGCAAGGACCTGGCCAAGCGGTTTTTTATCCTGCTGTACCTGTTTCTCACGCGGCACTACGAAACCATCGACATCGTATTCATCCGCCACCACACCCAGGCGGCCGAGGTGAGCGAGGAGCAGTTCTTTCACTCCACCGAAAGCGGCGGCACCGTGGTCAGCAGCGCGCTGGTCCTGCTGGACCAGATCATCCGTGCGCGCTACCCGCAGGGCGACTGGAACATCTACGTGGCCCAGGCCAGCGATGGCGACAACTTCAATAACGACAGCGGCATCTGCCGCAACCTGCTGGTAGACAAAATCCTGCCGCTGGTGCGCCACTTTGCCTATGTGCAGGTGGCTGAGGAAGAGCAGAACCTGTGGGACGAGTACAGCCAGTTGCAGCCGCAGTTCCCTCACTTTGCGATGCGCAAGGTCTCCGCGCCTGGCGACATCTATCCCGTGTTCCGCGACCTGTTCAAGAAAGAGGGGGTGGCCGCATGAACAACGTTGTGCAGTACCCCGTGCTGGAGCGCCGCGTCAGCGACAACCCTTGGAAGGCTGCTGCCGTGGGTGAGCGCCGCCACCGCGCCGTGCCCGGCCAGCCCCTGCCTGCGGGCGCGCGGCCTGCCGAGCCGTTGCCCGACCCGAGCGATTGGACCTTTGAGCTGATCGAGCGCTACCACGCCGCCATTGCCGCCACGGCCGAGCGCTTTGGCCTCGACACCTACCCCAACCAGCTGGAGATCATCACCGCCGAGCAGATGATGGACGCGTACTCCAGCGTGGGCATGCCGGTGAACTACCGGCACTGGAGCTACGGCAAGGAGTTTCTGGCCACCGAGCGGCGCTACCGGCGCGGGCATATGGGGTTGGCGTATGAGATCGTCATCAACGCCAACCCCTGCATCAGCTACCTGATGGAGGAGAACACCACCGCCATGCAGGCGCTGGTGATTGCCCACGCCGCCTACGGCCACAACAGCTTCTTCAAGGGCAACTACCTGTTTCGCATGTGGACGGATGCGTCCAGCATCATCGACTACCTGGTGTATGCCAAGGACTATGTGGCGCAGTGCGAGGAGCGCTATGGCATGGACGAGGTGGAGCGGCTCATGGATTCATCCCATGCACTGGCCAATTTTGGCGTGGACCGGTATCGCCGCCCCTCCAAGAAGAACCTGGCGCGCGAGCATCTGGAGCGCGCGCAGCGCGAGGCCTATGCCCAGCAGCAGGTCAACGAGCTGTGGCGCACCCTGCCCACGCGCCCCGGCAAGGAAGATGCGGCGCAGGAGACCGACCGCTTCCCCAGGGAACCGCAAGAAAACATCCTGTACTTCATCGAAAAACACGCGCCTTTGCTGGAGCCCTGGCAGCGCGAGATCGTTCGCATCGTGCGCAAGATCGCGCAGTACTTCTACCCGCAGCGCCAGACTCAGGTCATGAACGAAGGCTGGGCCACGTTCTGGCACTACACACTGCTCAACACCCTGTACGACGATGGCTACCTGAGCGACGGCGTGATGATGGAATGGCTGGGCTCGCACACCAACGTGGTCTACCAGCCACCCGTGGGGCACCGCGCCTACAGCGGCATCAACCCCTATGCGCTGGGGTTCGCCATGTACCGCGACATCCAGCGCATCTGCCAGAACCCGACGGAAGAAGACCGCCACTGGTTCCCAGACATCGCAGGCACACCCTGGCTGCCCGCGCTGGACCACGCCATGCGCAACTTCAAGGACGAGAGCTTCATTGGCCAATACCTCAGCCCGCACCTGATGCGCGAGCTGCGACTGTTTGCGCTGCACGATGATGCGAACGCACGCGACATAGTGGTCAGCGAGATCCACGACGAAAACGGCTACCGCAACCTGCGCCAGATGCTGTCCAAGCAATACGACCTGGGCACGCGTGAGCCCAACATCCAGGTGTGGAATGTGAACCTGCGCGGCGACCGCAGCCTGACCCTGCGGCACACCCAGTACCAGGGCCGCCCGCTGGCCGATGACACGCAGGAGGTGCTCAAGCACGTGGCGCGCCTGTGGGGTTTTGGCGTGCACATCGAGAGTGCGGACGCCGACGGAGGCAATCCCTTGCGGCTGCACTCGGTGGCGGCATCTGCAGGGTGATGGGGACGACGGACGTGGGGGGCTGTTGTAGAGCGCGCGGCGAGCGGTGGCGTGCTAGCGCATGTTCCGCACAACGGCACAACGGCACAACGTGGAGTCCCTCGCACCGCATGCTAGCGAATCGCTATTGAATTTATAGCTGTTTGCGCTTGGTAGGTAAGCGCTAGACGCCATTTTGATTCTGATTTTGAAGAGGTTGCTCCGAGGCCGGAGCCATTGCGCCATTCGATGGCAGGTTCACCCACCCGCCTGGCCGCCTTCTGCGTGCGGTGTATCGGTGGCCGCGCCCAGTGCCCAACGGATGATGGCCGCTTGCACAGGCAGCAACAGTTCTTTTTGCGCATAACCCACAAACCCCGGGTACTCCACTGGGTCTACGGCCAGCTCGCGGCCCAGGGTGAAGGGGGGCGTGGGCAGCAGGGCGGGGTGGCCCAAGGCGGCCAGGTGTTCCTCGGTCAGCGGTGTCATGTCGGTTGGTGTGCCTGCACCCGCTTCGGCGCCTGCGGGCCAGCTGTCGGTGATGACCACATCCACCGGGCCTTGCAGTGTGGCGGCGTCCACAAACTCCACCTGCGGCAGCGCCTCATGAAAGCGCCGGTGGCACACCTGCACCAGCCCCAACCCCAGCACCTGCGCCTGCGCCAGCGCGTGCCAGGAGCGGAACACGTTGGTGCTGGGCCCCCACAGACAGACGCGCGCTTGCGCCAGGGGTTTGATCTGTGTGTCGATGTAGTACGCGTCGGTCAGCACCTCGCAGGGGTGGCCCTGGGCAGACATGGCGTTGATCACGGGGCGCCGGGATGCGGCTGCAAATTCAGCAAGCCGGGCATGGTTGGATTCGCGCACCACATACAAGTCGTAGAACGGGTCTAGGTACCCTGCTAGATCACAGGCGCGTTCGCCCGTTTTGAGCAGGTTGGGCAGTTCGGTGAATACCAGTCCGAGTTGCCGGAAAGCCTCAATGAACGTCGTGCGGGTGCGGATGCCGTTGCCCTCGAACGACCACGCCACCGTGCCTTGCAGCGCGGCCCCGGCGGGCATGTTGACGAGCGACCAGATGCGATGGATGTCTGCGGGCTGCAGGTCTGTCAGCTGGATGAGGTTCATGCGGAGGGACTTTCGATGATTCCGATACTTTGGGTGAATGAAGCGCGCCACCCTGAAAATGGCTGGGTCACGAAGCGTACCCCCGGCCCGCCCCAGTGTGATTGGGCGGGCGCATCCCTCAC
This Acidovorax sp. 106 DNA region includes the following protein-coding sequences:
- a CDS encoding YeaH/YhbH family protein; translated protein: MALQIIDRRLAGKNKSVGNRERFVRRYKEQIADAVRRAVSQRGIRDMEQAESITIPKKDISEPMFHHGRGGIRDTVHPGNAEHVRGDRIERPQKGGGGGGGSQASDNGEGEDDFTFTLTKEEFMQLFFEDLALPHLLRTHIGENPQWKSRRAGYSQDGIPNNLAVVRTMRGALGRRIALGKSSHRELLALQAELDALLAQDDSASEAVAELQRRIDALTARIDRIPYLDPIDLRFRARTPVPVPSSQAVMFCVMDVSGSMDETRKDLAKRFFILLYLFLTRHYETIDIVFIRHHTQAAEVSEEQFFHSTESGGTVVSSALVLLDQIIRARYPQGDWNIYVAQASDGDNFNNDSGICRNLLVDKILPLVRHFAYVQVAEEEQNLWDEYSQLQPQFPHFAMRKVSAPGDIYPVFRDLFKKEGVAA
- a CDS encoding bifunctional diguanylate cyclase/phosphodiesterase — encoded protein: MTAAVLWIDEDVAHAQAAQALLATTLPDCRVVHGTCAAEAAGALASQAWRAVVLCLPPTATDVAGPLALCAGHPVLLCVTPAQEALAARGFRCGLGDYVLRAQVPMDASPACASHEAAHLHLPELLQRLAALLQQPALPQGPEQPQALGQLQRQRLALQVTLGRMSQGILKTGPDGRVHIYNQRVLELLDLPESLMTTQPTLAQVTQVQAQRGDFGEGYSLVDVRGQAYVAQGAVAASPALYWRATRDGRTLEVRTTAVEDGGLVRTFADVSDYVRVEAELRESEARFRSLSDLSSDWYWETDARGCFVQLAGDLRINGITQADVLGRTRWELGALNMNEADWATHRAVLASKQPFRDLELQRRRPDGTLHWISVSGVPLLDGQGALRGYRGVGRDITERKGVESQIERLAFYDALTGLPNRRLLVDRLQRTLKTVARRPVYGALLFIDLDNFKDLNDTQGHDQGDELLVQVAQRLQGCVRATDTVARFGGDEFVVLLEDLSTDAAQASAEAALVASYIITTLGKPYAMGPEGDIGYHSTPSIGIALFGPHQPCSVDELLKHADLAMYQAKAAGRNTQRFFDPEMQAAARARSVLETELRRGLQLQEMRLYFQPVVDCSGQLQGAEALVRWYHPQRGVVAPAEFIGMAEQTGLILPLGQWVLEAACQQLVAWSRTRLTRALFLSVNVSVRQFRQADFVEQLLQVLQQTGANPERLKLELTESLLLTDVEDVIARMQQLRERGVGFSLDDFGTGYSSLSYLKRLPLDQLKIDQGFVRDVLTDPNDAAIVRTILALANSLDLGVVAEGVETPGQLEFLKQHGCPAFQGYLFGRPMPVAVLEAALGPAGAEA
- a CDS encoding PrkA family serine protein kinase gives rise to the protein MDAISNFAARYARSREEEMSIDEYLAECKRDPMAYATSAQRMLAAIGEPEMVDTRNDPRLSRLFANKVIKRYPAFTEFYGMEESIEQVVSFFRHAAQGLEERKQILYLLGPVGGGKSSIAERLKALMQKVPFYALKGSPVNESPLGLFDAAEDGPVLEDQFGIPRRYLQRVLSPWAVKRLEEYGGDIRQFRVVKRYPSVLKQVGIAKTEPGDENNQDISSLVGKVDIRKLETFAQDDTDAYSYSGGLCLANQGLLEFVEMFKAPIKVLHPLLTATQEGNYKGTEGFGAIPFDGVVLAHSNESEWKAFRNNKNNEAFLDRIYIVKVPYCLRVSEEIRIYEKLIRESSLGNAVCAPGTLKMMAQFGILTRLKEPENSSIFSKMQVYDGESLKDTDPRAKSYQEYRDYAGVDEGMTGISTRFAFKILSKVFNFDSAEVAANPVHLMYVLEQQIEREQFPAELETKYTGYIKEFLSPRYAEFIGKEIQTAYLESYSEYGQNIFDRYVTYADYWIQDNEYRDTDTGEVFDRGALNAELEKIEKPAGIANPKDFRNEIVNFVLRARANNQGKNPSWTSYEKLRLVIEKKMFSNTEELLPVISFNAKASAEEARKHEDFVTRMVNKGYTPKQVRLLCEWYLRVRKSS
- a CDS encoding FAD-dependent monooxygenase translates to MKKQVLIAGGGIGGMAAALAASRAGWDVRMYERVAAFSEVGAGVQLGPNVVRCLQAWGLQKALQQVAAFPDKLQVRSALSGQVLGTLALGRTAVQRYGAAYATIHRADLHALLHEGVQRYTDAQLHQGLAIESFADASTTAQSVPGAETVVTVCTSQGKEIEGDALIGADGLWSRTRTQLLGYQSPRVTGHLAYRALLPQSALPPSLRTRQVTAWLGPRLHMVQYPVRRGELQNLVLIVQGPAPANLETWDHDANARDLEYALHGTSTALQHAVHSVEAAGSGWRLWPLCDRPPVRSPDDMAQGLVALLGDAAHPMRPYLAQGAGMAIEDAAQLERALSMHDLDVPLRLRRYAVNRWQRNARVQARSTRNGRIFHAIGPVRWARDLSLKLLGERVLDVPWLYRGDGSSASSL
- a CDS encoding EAL domain-containing protein, producing the protein MRFLSRRALAGAFASDAPAVTVVLVVAALVLLLPLLSMLLGGEGHALHGVEPLMELASVLLGLLVVSVSLNVLDPREQGRSNVLVVGFGLAAVCNFLHGAVAHSPEGHLAGGSADVSLWMSTWARLAEWAALSLVAARYSLPGQPRAWAAAACLWAFGMLWLASVGVPAWFAHTGLRKPLGLVLVVALGATAVWLYWGTAGQGRERFMAWAAGAFMCGELVVGLGGGMHGQHSSWGNPLAHGFRVLAYALLFQGVFIAGIRRPYVQVREAQERLRDSELRLQLLGRNLPNSVLYQIVRDADGTTRFVHMGDAIERLNGVTAAQVLSDIEVLHRQIVPEDLQALVAARRESFHAMASMEVVVRMRRPDGELRWMRLSASPRALDGGRVIWDGVQSDITVERQAEVAAHAHEAQMAEVLRRVPGGVARIDRDLRVLYMNAQQADWLQQPVQALQGQRLPEVIAPWLMARLREPIEQAFTGQTVVFEHRSDTERGAQYWRTTIVPESAAGQSPPAVVLFAYELTDVKRIELELAEQKTHLARVVNAMPDMVFLKDVNGVYLAGNPVFERFAGRPERDIVGLTDLDFVPEADAQRFRAMDRRAIAAWQPLVYEETLTFAEDGYQGQFETIKTPIRDSQGRVTGVLGVCRDITDRKRAEQEIERLAFYDALTGLPNRRLLLDRLQRSIAAGQRTKAQGALLFIDLDNFKDLNDTLGHDMGDQLLSQVAARLVGSVREADTVARFGGDEFVVMLENLSADLHEAASQAEIVADKLLASLNEPFALDGGQHYSTPSIGITLYGEQRLSVDELLKRADLAMYQAKAAGRNTQRFFDPDMQAAVNARSNLEADLRQGLARGELMVHYQPVVDQDGKLVGAEALARWRHPQRGMISPADFIPLAEQTGLILPLGQTVLHTACSQLAAWAQNPATAHLTLSVNVSARQFRQAGFVAQVLGTLKDCQADPSRLKLELTESLLLGDIEDTIERMEQLKKEGVGFALDDFGTGYSSLSYLKRLPLDQVKIDQSFVRDVLSDPNDAAIVRTILALAKSLDLEVVAEGVETAGQLGFLRLHGCEGFQGYLFGRPVPVDVFERDHDLSHPEGAQPTQPPPPRTRA